A stretch of Branchiostoma lanceolatum isolate klBraLanc5 chromosome 14, klBraLanc5.hap2, whole genome shotgun sequence DNA encodes these proteins:
- the LOC136448730 gene encoding uncharacterized protein: MDPTDDLRPLLLFFDCEAAAGNVFRDDIIEVALKCQPDLHPTAEFDSLIYTRQRICSFGQENGLTARVLEGQPRFPEVLDKLLDWCDGVVEQVNLLTNYNHYPVLVAHGGELFDFLMLFSHCERHNIPADKLQEHNIHFADTFIHLDEVKQAGHQLLDGCPLSLDFLLNEWFPGEFSEGRHRAMVDVKLLIKVFYETPLHQFLATLPIFSAEEWYEFYKTKKEIKKDKREFGGWYSRIISSLVY; this comes from the exons atgGATCCGACTGATGACCTGCGACCCCTATTGCTGTTCTTCGATTGTGAGGCCGCCGCGGGCAACGTTTTCCGTGATGACATCATCGAGGTGGCATTGAAGTGTCAGCCAGACCTACACCCCACTGCGGAGTTCGACAGTCTCATCTACACCAGACAGCGCATCTGTAGTTTTG GGCAGGAGAATGGGTTGACTGCGCGGGTTCTGGAGGGTCAGCCCAGGTTCCCAGAGGTGCTGGACAAGCTACTGGACTGGTGTGATGGGGTCGTGGAACAGGTCAACCTACTCACCAACTATAACCATTACCCAG TGCTGGTGGCCCATGGAGGAGAGCTGTTTGACTTTCTGATGCTGTTCTCTCATTGTGAGCGCCACAACATTCCTGCGGACAAACTCcaggaacacaacatacatTTTGCAGACACATTCATACACCTAGATGAG GTGAAACAAGCTGGACATCAGCTGTTGGACGGCTGTCCTCTATCTCTGGACTTCCTCCTCAATGAGTGGTTCCCAGGGGAATTCTCTGAAG GTCGACATCGAGCCATGGTGGATGTGAAGTTGCTGATCAAGGTCTTCTATGAGACTCCCCTTCACCAGTTTCTGGCCACTCTTCCGATCTTCAGTGCTGAGGAGTG GTATGAGTTTTATAAGACAAAGAAGGAGATCAAGAAGGACAAGCGAGAGTTTGGCGGTTGGTATTCTAGAATTATATCATCATTAGTTTATTAG
- the LOC136448400 gene encoding 1,4-alpha-glucan-branching enzyme-like — protein sequence MATKMDVDEADQAPPDLNRLYDLDSYLKPFDKEIKRRYKCFLDLLDHINQHEGGLEKFSRGYEHFGIHVTQDGGVVMREWAPGAEELYLMGDFNEWDKTSRSFKKLPFGKWELVLPPKDDGSCPLDHLSKYKLVVKDKNGHLLERICPWAKYTIPCNETKIYEATFWNPPEKYVFQQPRPKPSPSLRIYESHVGISSWEGKVADYKYFAYNVIPRIKKQGYNCIQMMAIMEHAYYASFGYQVTSFFAASSRYGPPDDLKLLIDMAHKEGITVLLDVVHSHASTNTLDGLNQFDGTNACFFHEGSRGTHDLWGSRCFDYTNWEVLRFLLSNLRWWMEEYQFDGFRFDGVTSMLYHSHGIAHGFSGDLGEYFGLPTDSESITYLMLANHMLHELNPNCITIAEEVSGMPALCRPVSEGGNGFDYRLGMAIPDKWIKILKEQKDEDWNIGDIVHTLINRRHGEKTIAYAESHDQALVGDKTLAFWLMDAEMYTNMSCLSELTVTVDRGLALHKMIRLITNGLGGEGWLNFIGNEFGHPEWLDFPRVGNNSSFHYARRQWNLVDDETLRYKFLNNFDRGMNLTEAQFGWLAAKQAYVSNKHEGDKVVVFERASCVFVFNFHTHQSFTDYRIGCDIPGKYMIVLDTDNPEYGGHGHLDHTTEFFTEPIQQDNRANSLKVYLPSRVGFVLAKQEDDNSK from the exons atggcgacgAAAATGGATGTGGACGAAGCCGACCAAGCACCGCCTGACCTGAACCGGCTTTATGACCTTGACTCTTACTTGAAACCCTTTGACAAGGAGATCAAGAGAAG GTACAAATGCTTTCTGGATTTGCTGGATCACATAAACCAACATGAAGGAGGCCTGGAGAAGTTCAGCCGTGGGTACGAGCACTTCGGCATCCATGTGACCCAGGATGGAGGGGTGGTGATGCGAGAGTGGGCGCCTGGAGCAGAAGAACTCTATCTCATGGGAGACTTCA ATGAATGGGACAAAACGTCTCGCTCCTTCAAGAAGCTGCCCTTTGGAAAATGGGAACTGGTTCTTCCaccaaaggatgatgggagttgTCCTCTAGACCATCTGTCCAAGTACAAG CTTGTTGTGAAGGACAAAAATGGTCATCTGTTGGAGAGGATCTGCCCCTGGGCCAAGTACACCATTCCGTGTAACGAGACAAAGATCTACGAGGCAACATTCTGGAACCCTCCAGAGAAATATGTGTTTCAACAACCTCGCCCAAAGCCCTCACCCAGCCTGAGAATATACGAGTCTCATGTCGGGATCTCCTCATGGGAGGGCAAGGTCGCAGACTACAAGTACTTTGCATACAACGTCATTCCAAGGATCAAGAAACAAG GTTACAACTGTATCCAGATGATGGCCATAATGGAGCATGCCTACTATGCCAGCTTTGGGTACCAGGTTACCAGTTTCTTTGCTGCCTCCAG TCGTTATGGTCCTCCAGACGACCTGAAACTCCTCATCGACATGGCGCACAAGGAGGGGATAACTGTGCTGCTGGACGTGGTCCACAGCCACGCTTCCACGAACACCCTGGACGGTCTGAACCAGTTTGACGGAACCAACGCCTGCTTCTTCCACGAAGGCAGCCGAGGGACCCATGACTTGTGGGGCAGCAGATGTTTTGACTACACCAA ctGGGAAGTTCTTCGCTTCTTGTTGTCCAACCTAAGATGGTGGATGGAGGAATACCAGTTTGATGGGTTTCGCTTCGATGGCGTGACGTCCATGCTGTACCATAGTCACGGGATCGCGCACGGCTTCAGCGGGGATCTGGGAGAGTACTTCGGCCTCCCGACAGACTCAGAATCAATCACGTACCTAATGTTGGCCAATCACATGCTACATGAGTTGAACCCGAATTGCATAACCATAGCTGAG gaagtTTCAGGGATGCCTGCTCTTTGTAGACCTGTGTCTGAGGGAGGAAATGGCTTCGACTATCGCTTAGGAATGGCCATTCCAGACAAATGGATCAAG ATCTTGAAAGAGCAGAAGGATGAAGACTGGAATATTGGAGACATCGTTCACACCTTGATCAATCGCAGACACGGAGAGAAGACGATAGCCTATGCAGAGAGTCACGACCAGGCACTGGTGGGAGACAAGACGCTCGCCTTCTGGCTCATGGATGCT GAGATGTACACCAACATGTCGTGTCTGTCAGAGCTGACTGTTACAGTAGACAGAGGACTGGCCCTGCACAAGATGATCCGCCTCATCACCAATGGTCTTGGAGGCGAGGGGTGGCTCAACTTCATTG GCAATGAGTTCGGTCACCCGGAGTGGCTGGACTTTCCTCGGGTGGGAAACAACAGCAGTTTCCACTACGCTCGCCGTCAGTGGAACCTGGTCGACGACGAAACCCTTCGCTACAAATTCCTAAACAACTTTGACCGCGGTATGAACTTGACTGAGGCACAATTTGGGTGGCTGGCTGCTAAACAG GCTTATGTGAGCAATAAGCACGAGGGTGACAAAGTTGTCGTGTTTGAGCGAGCATCATGTGTGTTTGTCTTCAACTTCCACACCCACCAGAGCTTCACAGACTACAGGATCGGATGTGACATCCCCGGAAA GTACATGATAGTTCTGGACACAGATAACCCAGAGTATGGTGGACATGGCCACCTGGACCACACAACAGAGTTCTTCACAGAGCCCATCCAACAGGACAATAGGGCCAATTCCTTAAAG GTGTATTTGCCGTCACGTGTGGGCTTTGTACTGGCAAAACAAGAGGATGACAACTCAAAATAA